From a region of the Cenarchaeum symbiont of Oopsacas minuta genome:
- a CDS encoding formate--phosphoribosylaminoimidazolecarboxamide ligase, producing MRKSEIAKIVSNYENPRIGVLGSHSALEIMDGAKDEGFETIVFCQKGRERPYKKFSRIADEIITVEKFSDMAKARAQKKMISTDTIVVPHRSLTAYLGYETIEKKFTVPIFGNRMLFRAEERKDQYRLLKKAGIRYPKIFSNPKDINTSAIVKVQEKNRKLERAFFTVTSPKDYAEKSEKRIKKGLISRKELQKASIEELVIGTYMNFNYFHTPISNDVDFIGIERRLQTNMHDFNAIPAAQQLEMSSIDLQNIEVGHTPASIRESLLEKVFVMGEKFVKAVKKEYPPGIIGPFSLQSVITRDLELVVYDVSLRVPGNPIVATTSPYTKYQYGQTFGIGRRIAMEIRRAIDENSLGKILT from the coding sequence GTGAGAAAGAGCGAGATAGCAAAAATTGTTTCAAATTATGAAAATCCACGCATAGGTGTTCTTGGCAGTCACTCTGCTCTTGAGATAATGGATGGAGCAAAAGATGAGGGGTTTGAGACTATAGTGTTTTGTCAAAAAGGGCGTGAAAGACCATACAAAAAGTTTTCAAGAATAGCAGATGAGATAATAACAGTTGAAAAATTCTCAGATATGGCCAAAGCTAGAGCTCAAAAGAAGATGATTTCAACGGACACCATAGTTGTTCCGCACAGATCACTTACAGCATATCTTGGATACGAGACGATTGAAAAAAAATTTACAGTTCCTATATTTGGGAATAGAATGCTGTTCCGCGCCGAAGAACGCAAAGATCAATATCGACTACTCAAAAAAGCTGGTATACGATATCCAAAAATCTTTTCAAACCCCAAGGACATAAACACGTCAGCCATAGTAAAGGTACAGGAAAAAAATCGCAAGCTAGAGAGAGCATTTTTTACTGTAACATCTCCAAAAGATTATGCGGAAAAATCTGAAAAAAGGATAAAAAAAGGTCTAATATCTCGTAAAGAACTACAAAAAGCAAGCATCGAAGAGCTAGTTATCGGAACTTATATGAATTTTAATTATTTTCATACTCCCATATCCAACGATGTTGATTTTATCGGTATAGAACGGCGCTTGCAAACAAACATGCATGATTTTAACGCCATTCCTGCAGCACAACAACTAGAGATGAGCTCCATCGATTTACAAAATATAGAAGTTGGTCATACGCCAGCTAGTATACGTGAATCACTCCTTGAGAAAGTTTTTGTTATGGGTGAAAAATTTGTCAAAGCCGTAAAGAAAGAATATCCACCAGGAATAATAGGACCATTCTCCCTTCAGAGCGTCATAACACGTGATTTGGAACTAGTTGTATATGATGTATCTCTAAGAGTTCCAGGTAACCCCATAGTTGCAACAACTAGCCCATATACAAAATATCAGTATGGTCAGACGTTTGGAATTGGCAGACGTATAGCTATGGAGATAAGACGAGCAATTGATGAGAATAGCCTTGGAAAAATTCTTACCTAG
- a CDS encoding Rossmann fold nucleotide-binding protein codes for MLWASMLKRAQILVIGHNESGCTADHEKIAYETGANVAKLGATLITGGLGGVMQSSCKGANEAGGIAIGVLPHNKRGEENEFCNVVIPTGLGYARDFVNALSADAVIIIGGGAGTLSEMCAAYMYDRPMVAIRGTGGMADEYVGKYMDYRKKFLIRGADSPIVAVKTALKLCGHGV; via the coding sequence TTGCTATGGGCTAGTATGCTCAAACGTGCACAGATATTGGTTATCGGTCATAACGAGTCTGGATGCACTGCCGATCATGAAAAAATTGCATACGAGACAGGTGCCAATGTGGCAAAATTAGGTGCTACTCTCATAACCGGAGGACTTGGAGGAGTAATGCAATCTTCGTGTAAAGGTGCAAACGAGGCAGGTGGTATTGCAATAGGGGTGTTGCCACACAACAAACGTGGCGAAGAGAATGAATTCTGTAACGTGGTAATTCCTACTGGATTAGGATATGCTCGAGATTTTGTAAATGCTCTATCAGCTGATGCTGTAATAATAATAGGTGGAGGTGCTGGAACGCTCTCTGAAATGTGTGCAGCATACATGTATGATCGACCGATGGTTGCAATACGCGGTACGGGGGGAATGGCAGATGAATATGTTGGAAAATATATGGATTACAGGAAAAAATTTCTAATACGCGGAGCCGATTCCCCTATAGTTGCAGTAAAGACTGCGTTAAAACTATGCGGACATGGTGTATAA
- a CDS encoding 3-hydroxyacyl-CoA dehydrogenase, which translates to MVFKNITILGSGIMGHGIAQVVATAGYDVVLRDIKQEFLDNAMKKIRWSLDKMVEKDKIDVESADKIYGRITPQTDLKKAVGKCDLVIEAVPEIMDLKKKVYAELDSAASKDAVFASNTSTLPITEIAKTMVKPERFIGIHFFNPPQLMKLVEIIPGIETDSIVTDDIVKFVKSLSKESVTCRKDVPGFIVNRLFIPMAHEACHEMDRTRASMEEIDSAFKFSMGFPMGIFELSDFTGMDVMHKATFEMHLRDAKVVNPHRKIEELFKAGKLGKKSREGFYSYSKDNYERVKITIELAKKYDPLPLLANMLNNAAWLITNKVSDTAEIEKAANLGLGLKKPIFETAKEFGMDKIISHLEKFEIKYGSFYKPDPMLYTMSA; encoded by the coding sequence TTGGTGTTCAAAAACATAACAATTCTAGGTTCAGGTATAATGGGACATGGAATAGCACAAGTTGTAGCAACTGCAGGTTATGATGTTGTGTTGCGCGATATAAAGCAGGAATTTTTAGACAATGCCATGAAAAAAATACGCTGGAGTCTTGACAAAATGGTTGAAAAAGATAAGATTGATGTAGAAAGTGCCGACAAGATATACGGCAGAATAACACCCCAAACAGATTTGAAAAAAGCCGTTGGAAAATGTGACTTGGTGATAGAGGCTGTGCCTGAGATTATGGATTTAAAGAAAAAAGTCTATGCAGAATTAGATTCAGCTGCTTCAAAAGATGCAGTATTTGCATCCAATACTAGTACGCTTCCCATAACAGAGATTGCAAAGACCATGGTAAAACCTGAGAGATTTATAGGAATACATTTTTTCAATCCGCCACAGCTTATGAAACTAGTTGAGATCATACCAGGAATAGAAACAGATTCCATAGTAACAGATGATATAGTAAAATTTGTAAAATCTTTAAGTAAAGAATCCGTAACATGTCGCAAGGACGTTCCAGGATTCATAGTGAATAGACTTTTCATCCCCATGGCTCACGAAGCCTGCCACGAGATGGATCGTACTAGAGCAAGCATGGAAGAGATTGATTCAGCGTTTAAATTTTCTATGGGATTCCCTATGGGAATATTTGAGTTATCAGACTTTACTGGCATGGATGTAATGCACAAAGCTACTTTTGAGATGCATCTACGCGATGCAAAAGTCGTAAATCCTCACCGCAAGATAGAAGAGCTCTTCAAGGCAGGAAAGTTGGGAAAAAAATCTAGAGAAGGTTTTTACTCGTATTCAAAAGACAATTATGAACGAGTTAAAATAACCATAGAGCTTGCCAAAAAATACGATCCGCTCCCACTATTGGCAAATATGTTAAACAATGCCGCATGGCTCATCACAAATAAAGTAAGTGATACTGCTGAGATTGAAAAGGCTGCAAATCTAGGATTAGGGTTAAAAAAACCCATATTTGAGACTGCAAAAGAATTTGGCATGGATAAAATTATTTCTCATCTTGAAAAATTTGAGATAAAATATGGATCTTTTTACAAACCCGATCCCATGTTATACACCATGTCCGCATAG
- a CDS encoding Zinc finger protein, protein MYCDCAKNMGLFRRDKKKIIETKCKICDMEMHKPERLERHIKKAHANVPQSKPDERGSDGGLW, encoded by the coding sequence ATGTATTGTGACTGTGCCAAAAACATGGGATTATTTAGACGTGATAAGAAAAAAATTATAGAGACAAAATGTAAAATATGTGATATGGAAATGCATAAACCTGAACGATTAGAACGCCACATAAAAAAAGCTCATGCAAATGTGCCACAAAGTAAACCCGACGAACGCGGCTCTGATGGGGGTCTGTGGTAG
- a CDS encoding putative membrane protein has protein sequence MEQDRKHAIIIGGVFLAVGLVMATVVFPFWNLIREDIYEEVIILANDDGTCYAESYDLTAKTISDCTAHKGDVVNIKYGRDLAWAVIVE, from the coding sequence ATGGAACAAGACAGAAAACATGCCATTATAATTGGTGGAGTATTTTTGGCCGTGGGATTGGTAATGGCTACTGTCGTATTTCCATTTTGGAATCTTATACGCGAAGACATCTATGAAGAAGTTATAATATTGGCAAATGATGATGGTACATGTTATGCTGAATCATACGATCTGACTGCAAAAACTATATCGGATTGTACAGCACACAAAGGAGACGTTGTTAATATAAAATATGGTCGTGATCTTGCATGGGCCGTAATAGTAGAGTAG
- a CDS encoding HIT family protein, with the protein MFDEHCVFCSIISGDISAKIVADTKSSIAFMDAFPLSIGHVVIIPRRHCKKIQDMDTVECTDLFGLVQRVIKKVDTLTGSTLVAIHNGKESGQEIPHVHVHLVPRSKNDGAGPVHSMFGKISVREKDIKKAYDLIRCDN; encoded by the coding sequence GTGTTTGATGAGCATTGTGTATTTTGTAGTATAATTTCAGGTGACATTTCTGCAAAAATTGTGGCCGATACAAAGAGTTCAATTGCTTTTATGGATGCATTTCCATTATCCATAGGACATGTTGTAATAATACCTCGCAGACATTGTAAAAAAATACAGGATATGGATACAGTAGAATGTACAGACTTGTTTGGACTTGTACAGCGCGTGATAAAAAAAGTAGATACTCTGACAGGATCCACACTTGTGGCTATACATAACGGCAAAGAAAGTGGACAAGAAATTCCACATGTACATGTTCATCTTGTACCTCGTAGTAAAAATGATGGAGCTGGACCTGTACACAGCATGTTTGGTAAAATTTCTGTACGAGAAAAAGATATCAAAAAAGCGTATGATCTAATACGATGTGATAACTAG
- a CDS encoding molecular chaperone, with protein sequence MDDKEAYRILQLEYGAESSKVKSAYRKMALKLHPDRSGNSTEFKKVAKAYEILKSVHVKPAKVRVPTSHKNQWGAAQSKDPPEQDWSKYTKEFEDNDEFWAEYERKFWAEYKKFTSKTDSKGKFHNRRETDELPNIAVKVESSLCIGCCSCEIIAPGVFSIDKEKQMNPKSTVHNRCGASLDKIMNAAETCPTKAISVDDLNADERLYPF encoded by the coding sequence ATGGATGATAAAGAAGCATATAGAATTTTACAACTAGAGTATGGTGCCGAATCATCCAAGGTAAAATCAGCATACCGCAAAATGGCGCTAAAATTACATCCAGATCGCAGTGGCAACAGTACGGAATTTAAAAAAGTTGCCAAAGCATATGAAATACTCAAATCAGTACACGTTAAACCAGCCAAAGTACGTGTACCAACTAGTCACAAAAACCAATGGGGGGCTGCACAGTCAAAAGACCCACCAGAACAGGACTGGTCAAAATATACAAAAGAGTTTGAAGATAATGATGAGTTTTGGGCAGAGTATGAACGCAAATTTTGGGCAGAGTATAAAAAATTTACGAGTAAAACAGATTCCAAAGGCAAATTTCACAACAGACGAGAAACAGATGAACTACCAAATATTGCAGTAAAAGTTGAGTCTAGTCTTTGCATAGGTTGTTGCAGCTGTGAGATAATAGCACCAGGAGTATTTTCTATAGACAAAGAGAAACAGATGAATCCAAAGTCCACCGTACATAACAGGTGTGGAGCTAGCCTAGACAAAATTATGAATGCCGCAGAAACATGTCCTACAAAGGCAATATCAGTTGATGATTTGAACGCCGATGAAAGACTCTATCCGTTCTAG
- a CDS encoding cupin yields MKSDNITKKATIKKVNPNYFTGKVSLRLISVAPKPKEADVLHVKFYNGARTKIHAHTSGQMLIVTNGVGSLVTYSKGKKTPPFKVKLKKKILLHEGSIAYIPAGTLHTHGSVKKNTIFSHVAMNFSNSRNAFNTSWYESNDTGTITKKI; encoded by the coding sequence ATGAAATCAGATAATATCACAAAAAAAGCGACAATTAAAAAAGTTAATCCAAATTATTTTACAGGTAAAGTTTCCCTTCGATTGATTTCAGTTGCACCAAAACCAAAAGAAGCAGATGTTTTGCATGTCAAATTTTACAATGGTGCTAGAACAAAGATACATGCACATACATCAGGACAGATGCTCATAGTTACTAATGGTGTTGGAAGTCTTGTCACATATTCCAAAGGCAAAAAAACACCACCATTCAAGGTAAAATTAAAAAAGAAGATATTGTTACATGAGGGTTCTATTGCATATATACCTGCAGGGACTCTCCATACACATGGATCTGTCAAAAAGAACACTATTTTTTCCCACGTTGCAATGAATTTCTCAAATTCACGTAATGCGTTTAACACTTCATGGTATGAATCAAATGACACAGGCACAATAACTAAAAAGATCTAA